A region of Necator americanus strain Aroian chromosome I, whole genome shotgun sequence DNA encodes the following proteins:
- a CDS encoding hypothetical protein (NECATOR_CHRI.G4127.T1), translated as MYHCETVFGSYDDGVLVAGRRPRGASWLMIHPPPPPPPPPPPPPPPPPPPPPSPPSPAGGCQGARLTD; from the coding sequence ATGTATCATTGCGAGACGGTGTTCGGCAGCTATGATGATGGTGTGCTGGTTGCCGGTCGCCGCCCGAGGGGAGCAAGCTGGCTCATGATTCatcctccaccaccaccaccacctccaccaccgccaccgccaccgccaccaccaccaccaccgccatcACCGCCATCCCCCGCTGGTGGTTGCCAGGGTGCccgactgactgactga